GGAGCCATGTCAATGGCGGCCGGGGAGTATGTGTCGGTCCAATCACAGGCAGATACCGAAGAGGCCGACCTTGCTCTTGAGCACACGGAACTCCTCTCGGACCCTTCAGGTGAGCACAAGGAACTCGCCGCGCTCTATGTTGGGCGGGGTCTTGAACCAGCACTCGCCAAGCAGGTCGCCACACAACTCATGGCCCATGACGCCATCGGGGCGCATGCACGCGACGAATTGGGCATTTCCGAAAACCTGAGTGCGCGTCCGATTCAGGCCGCCCTGGCATCTGCCGGAAGCTTTGCCATCGGAGCCGCCTTACCTCTGGCGATCGCGACGATCGTCCCCAAGGCTGTCTTGATTCCCGTCGTTTCCGGGACCTCACTGGTGTTTCTGGCGGGGTTAGGAGGATTAGCCGCTCACGCGGGCGGTGCGTCGGTGATGACGGGAGCCCTACGCGTCACATTTTGGGGTGCACTGGCCATGGCACTGACCGCAGGAGTCGGAACATTCTTCGGTTCAACGGGGTAAATGAGAGCAAGCGAACCCAAGCTGGCAGGCCTTCACTGACTTCGCAAGGGTTCCGGACTCTGGATAGGGAGACCATTTACAGAATACTCCGGAACAGGGCATCATGACGGATTCAGACGCAGGATCACACCGCCAGATTTTGCAACGCATTGCCCATCGGGCGACCAAGATCCCTACCGGAAAGAAGAATTCAAGTTTCTTGCCGCCTATTGTACCCCGAAGGAACCCGATGCCGAGAAAGTCGAGCGCCTGGTACGGAAATCAGCCGCTGCATTGCTGCTGGAATCCAAGGTGGGACAACGGTTTGAGGCCGTGTTCACAGGTGCCTCCAAGAAAAGAACATGGGTGAGACTTCTACCACTGACAGTCGAGTAAAAACTGGTATACGGTTTTAATGGCCTCGATGTGGGTGAGCAATTGCAAGTCGACCTTATCGTCACGAACGTGGAACGGGGATACATCGATTTCGCCAAGGCTGGACCATAACGGTTTCGCCTCCATCCGCACCACTCTGCTGCACCTGGGAGAATTCCCTCTTCGGTTCTCGATCACCAGCAACCTTCTTGTTATAGTGAGGCCGGTATGCAGCCGATGATATCCACGTTTTCACCGGCCCAACAAATCCGCCTTTCTTAGCCTTGAGCGTTGTACGCTATCCATGAGCCGTCTTGGAGAAATTCGCCGGATTCTCTGGTGGATTCTCATTTTAAATTTACTGGTCGCCGCCGCAAAGTGGGGCTATGGCGTCATGACGTATTCATTAGGTCTGCAGGCCGACGGCCTCCATTCCACCTTTGATGGCCTCTCGAATGTGATTGGATTGATTGGACTGTGGCTGGCGACGGCTCCTCCTGATGCCAATCATCCTTATGGTCATAAAAAATTTGAGACCCTGACAGCCGGAAGTATTGGCGGTTTTCTGGTCATGACCTGTCTCTATCTCCTGTGGAAAGCCTATCAGTCATGGACCTTGGACCTGCACCCTCAGGTAACCGGGATCAGTTTTTTCATCATGATCGGAACCATGGGGATCAATATCTTCATCGCGCAATGGGAACGGCGGAAAGGCACTGAACTCAGAAGCGATATCCTCACAGCGGACTCCTATCACACAGCGAGTGATGTCCTGACATCATCTTCCGTCCTGGCAGGACTCCTGGCTGTGCAAGCCGGATATGCCTTCGTTGATCCTTTGGTGGCGGTCCTGATTGCCGGCGTGATTGCCTGGACAGCATCCCTCGTGCTCAAAGACGTCCTGTCTTCCCTAACAGACGCGGTTCGATTGGACCCTGGGGAAGTTCACACGGCTGTGATGTCGATAGCCGGCGTCCTGCATTGTCACGATATCAGAACACGCGGGCTGAACCACCATGTCTTCATGGATCTCTCGGTTCACGTTGATCCAACCCTATCAGTCGAAAAAGCTCATGGGCTCGCGACCCGGATTGAGGAGCATCTCATTGATCATTTTGAATCGCTGGAAGACGTGGTCGTCCATATCGAACCGGAAGGACACGAACGGGGATGATGGGAACCCTGAGGGGCAAATTATGCGGACGGAGAAGTCAAAGGTCAGGAGAAAAGGGAAAAGTCGCATTCAACAGATTCAATCTTCGCCTCCTCTTCAACCTACGCCTCACCCCTGAGGTCTTCAAAATACATGGGCAGGGAAACAATAAAGGTTGTCCCCTGCCCTGGCACACTCGTCACACGGATGGCACCTTGATGTTCCTGGAGAATGCCATGAACCACGGTGAGTCCTAAGCCGGTCCCCTCCCCCACGGCCTTGGTAGAAAAAAACGGATCAAAAATCTTGGCGAGTTGCTCCTGAGGAATTCCACTCCCGGTATCCTGCACAGTCAGTTCAACCGTGTCATCGGTCGGGTGAAGAGCCAGGCTCAGAGTGCCTCCATCGCCCATCGCCTGGCAGGCATTCAAAATTAGATTTAACAATACCTGATTCATGTGATCCGGATCCGCCAAGACTTTTGGCAAGTGAGGGCTCACGGTTTTTTTCACCTGAATATGCTGTTTACCCAATCGCTCCTGCAGCACATCCAGAACATCGATCATCACGGCCTCTAAGTTCACAGCCTGCCGAACAGCCGGACGTTTTCGGGCAAAGCTTAATAACTGATTCATAATTTTGGTAATGCGTTCCACCTGGGTCACAATGGTTTCCAACCCCTTCCTGGTGCGCTCATCCTGAGCTTTACGCATTAACAATTCCGCTCTCCCCAAAATCACATTCATGGGTGTCCCGATTTCGTGGGCCATGCCCGACGCCAACGTGCCTAATTCGGCCAATCGTTCCGTTTTTCGCAACTGATCCTCCAACGCACGTTGTTGAGTAATATCCACCACGTACCCTTCAATCCCGACAACCTCGCCTGCTTCTGAAAAGATCCCACACCCCTGTTCCCACACCCATTTGACGGATCCCTCCACTGTTCGAATCCGATAGCTGGACTGAAACGGCTTACGGTCCTTGAGTGCCTCCTGCACCTCCTGCCAGACCCGCTCGCGATCTTCTTGAAACATCACATCCCGGCCATACGACACCTCTCGAGACTGGACAAATTTTTCAGGTGGATATCCTGTCAGATCCTGACAACTCGGGCTGATGAACTCCAAGGTCC
The Nitrospiraceae bacterium DNA segment above includes these coding regions:
- a CDS encoding PAS domain S-box protein, which codes for MSHDSRPPDLHQEVFALRQELAELRAVQAMHQEARDGLEAIEQQLAGIIHSAMDAIIIIDDNQRIVIFNAAAEEIFQCSAQEALGNTLDRFIPLPLRSAHREHIRRFAETGATSRRMGANMEISGLRGNGETFPLEASISQAERGGKRWLTVILRDISQRKQHEERLSYLGRILEESVNEIYVFDATTLRFSQVNKGARENIGYTMEELCTMTPLDLKPDLSNNQFLELLGLLQTGQREQVNFRTSHRRKDRTTYPVEVHLQYLQAEGRRVFLAIIMDLTERVATEQELQEAQRTLSTLLKNLPGMVYRCENDRDWTLEFISPSCQDLTGYPPEKFVQSREVSYGRDVMFQEDRERVWQEVQEALKDRKPFQSSYRIRTVEGSVKWVWEQGCGIFSEAGEVVGIEGYVVDITQQRALEDQLRKTERLAELGTLASGMAHEIGTPMNVILGRAELLMRKAQDERTRKGLETIVTQVERITKIMNQLLSFARKRPAVRQAVNLEAVMIDVLDVLQERLGKQHIQVKKTVSPHLPKVLADPDHMNQVLLNLILNACQAMGDGGTLSLALHPTDDTVELTVQDTGSGIPQEQLAKIFDPFFSTKAVGEGTGLGLTVVHGILQEHQGAIRVTSVPGQGTTFIVSLPMYFEDLRGEA
- a CDS encoding VIT family protein, with product MPIRHRERHRTDRIGWLRAAVLGANDGIVSTASLLLGVSSANATHSDVLIAGVAGLVAGAMSMAAGEYVSVQSQADTEEADLALEHTELLSDPSGEHKELAALYVGRGLEPALAKQVATQLMAHDAIGAHARDELGISENLSARPIQAALASAGSFAIGAALPLAIATIVPKAVLIPVVSGTSLVFLAGLGGLAAHAGGASVMTGALRVTFWGALAMALTAGVGTFFGSTG
- a CDS encoding cation transporter, which gives rise to MSRLGEIRRILWWILILNLLVAAAKWGYGVMTYSLGLQADGLHSTFDGLSNVIGLIGLWLATAPPDANHPYGHKKFETLTAGSIGGFLVMTCLYLLWKAYQSWTLDLHPQVTGISFFIMIGTMGINIFIAQWERRKGTELRSDILTADSYHTASDVLTSSSVLAGLLAVQAGYAFVDPLVAVLIAGVIAWTASLVLKDVLSSLTDAVRLDPGEVHTAVMSIAGVLHCHDIRTRGLNHHVFMDLSVHVDPTLSVEKAHGLATRIEEHLIDHFESLEDVVVHIEPEGHERG